ACGCGCGCGTGCTGCTCGCCGGCGGTGTGATGGCCTTCGCCTGCTGGGGCTGGTGGCGGCGGCGCGACCACAAGTACCGCGAGCGGTCGCTGATCGTCCTGACCTTCGTCCCGTTCCTCGGCTTCGGCATGCAGTCGTACGGCGGCGAGATGGCCCTGCGGGTCTTCATGTTCGCCCTGCCGGGGGCGGCGCTGCTGGCCGGGCTCGCCCTCTTCCCGCGCACCGGCGTCACCGCGAAGGAACGGGAGAAGGACCGGGTGAGCCTCGCCCCGCTGGCCGCGCTCATGGCGGGTCTGCTGCTCATGGGCGGCTTCCTGGTGGCCCGCTGGGGCAACGAGTCCTTCGAGCGGATCCGGCCGGGCGAGGTCACGGCCATGAACTACGTGTACGCGCACGACAAGCCGACCGTGCGGCTGCTGTGGCTGAGCAACGACACGGTCAACAACGTGACACCCGCGATGCCGTGGGGCACCCGGGACATGGAGAAGGTGCAGTACGTGCCGACGCTGGCGCCGAGCGATCCGGTGCTGGTGTCCGGGCTGGTCAAGTCGCTCAAGGACGCCGGCCCGAACTCGTACCTGATGATCAACCGCAGCCAGGTGGTCTACCTCCAGATGGACGTGGGCTACTCGGCGACCTGGGAGTCACGGCTCGTCCGCAACCTCGACGACCGGCAGGACCTGAAGAAGGTCCTCGTCAACGACGACGTGACGATGTACGCGCTGCGCCAACAACCCGCGGGCAAGGTGCCCGAGCCCGCCCCGGGGCCGATCGGCCCCCTGGTCACCTGGACATCGTGGTCGGTCGTCGGCGCGCTGGCGGCGGTGGCGCTCGTCATCATGCTGGCGGTGCGGGAGGTCGTACGGGTCGCGGTGCGGCCGAGTGTGCGGCAGTTGCGGTGGCTGCAGAGCAGCTTCTGGTTCTCGCTGCCGCTGCTGGCGGTGCTGCTGGCCTCGCTCGTACAGCGGTTCCTGACCATGAAGTAGCACGAGGTCCAGCCAGGCGGAGTGGCTCACCCGGACCCGGGATCGCGGGTTCAGCGGGTGAGCCACTTCACTTCGTAGGCCACCATGTCGAACCGCTTGCCGTCCACCTGCGCGTTGATGGACCGGTTCAGGGTGTTCACGACCAGGACGGCCTTGTCGGTGGCGAGGACGCGGACGTTGGGCACGTCGTCGGGGGCCACGGACACCGTCGCGTATGTGGAGCCGGGGGCGAACGCCCGGCTGAAGCGGGAGACGAGGTCGAGCATGGGCAGAGCCGCGCCGCCGCCGGCACGGTCGGTCGGCGTCCACAGGCAGCCCGCGCAGTCGGTTCCCTTCTCCTTCTCCGGGTTCCAGTAGAAGCCGGACGTGGCGCCGCCGCGGGCCATCGCGATCAGGCCGGCGGCCTGGACGGCGACGCGGCGGGCCTCGGACCAGCCCGTGCGCTCGTCGTTGCCGTCGGCGGGCTCGACGTAGTACTCGGCCCACCACAGAGGCAGTCCGTGGGTCTGCTCGCGCGCCCACCGGCTGACGGCGGTGAACTTGTCGGTGGCCGCGAACTCGTTCGGGAGCAGGTCGTCGTCCTTGGTGTAGCTGGAGCCGTCGACGACGACGAAGTCGGCGCCCGCCTTGTTCTTGTTCCAGTAGTCGAAGGCGTCGAGGACCCGCTGGTCCATGGCGCCCCAGGTGCCCTTCAGGGTCGTCGACGCGTTCTCCGTCTGGCGCGGGTCGACGCTGTCCATGACGAGGTAGGGGCCGCCGACCTGGATGTCCTTATTGACCTTCTTCAGCGCCTTGTAGACGAGGTTGTAGAGCTCGGTGTAGCCCTCGTAGTCCCAGCGGGCCTTGCCGTCGTTCCAGAAGCCCTTGAACTCGTTCCAGACGATGAAGTGACGGACGTCCGGATAGCGCTTGGCGACGGTCGCGGCGAGCGCGGCGAAGTCCGCGTAGTGGGCGCGGTCCGGGGCGGTCTCCAGGGCGGCCTGGCTCCAGTTCGTGTTGTCCGCGCCGGCCTTGCCGCCCTTCATCCAGTCCGGGGAGCAGCACAGGGTGACGACCGGGGTCCCGCCGGACTTCCGCATGAAGTCGACACGGCGGTCCATCTCGGAGAAGTCGTAGCGCCCTTTGGAGGGTTCGGGGTTGCCCGCCCCCCAGCCCATGATGTGCTGGATCTGCGGCAGCGACTGCTTCTGCAGCAGCCCCTCGACGCGCCGGGTGGCCGTGTCACTGCCCTGGTCGGCGCTGTACTGGGTGTGGGTGAAACCCCAGCCCACCTCGGGTTGCGGCGTTTCGGGCGGGGTGACGGGGGTGCCGTGCACCTTGTCCCCGTCGCGGGTGGTGCCCGCGGTGCTCGCGCCGCCTCCGGGCAGGGTGTTGAGCAAGGTCACCACCAGGGCCAGCGCGGCCACTCCCACGCCGAGCAGCGCGGTGAGCCGCCACCGCCGTGCCCCCGAATTCCACCCATGACGTCCCATCAAGGGCAACAGTAACGGCGGGGATCGGCCGTGGGACAGGTCTTGTAAGACCACAGCCGTGTAACAGGACGGAGGGGATACGGGAAGACACAGCCGACACACAGGACGCACCGCGGAAACCGGGTGCACGGGGCGCCCGCGTGACGGATCATGGCGGCATGTCTGCCAACCCACACGACGCACTGCCGATCCGGCTCAACGTCGACGACAGCGACTCGCCGTCGGACGTCGTCGACGCGCTGTTCCTCGGCCGCTTCGCGACGGGCGAGCAGCCGCACTCGCACGCGGCGAACATCGACCGCGTACGGTCCGGGGCGACGCTCCTCCCACCGGGCGCCCGCGTGCTGCGCTCGGCCCGCGACGACGACCGCAGCGCCACGCTCGCCGAGGGCGACGGCTGGACCCTGCTGGTGTCCCGTTGGAACCGCGGCGCCGACGTCACGGTCACCGCGACCAGCACCGAACTGGCCGCCAAGATCCTCGACCAGGCGACGGACGGCGCGGCGGACGAACCCGAACCCCAGCCGGAGAACGTGACGATGGGGTTCTGGTACGTCTCCCCGCGCCGCGGCCCGCACCGCACCACCCGGCAGATCTCCGCGGGTACGTGGGAGGAGGTGCGGTCGAACTACACCGGACCGGTGGCGGACGCCATGGACGGGCTGATGAAGACGACGCCCGAGGACATCGCGGGCCGGCTGTTGCTGCTGCACGGGCCGCCCGGCACGGGCAAGACCTCCGCCCTGCGCACCCTGGCCCGTTCCTGGCGCGACTGGTGCCAGGTGGACTGCGTCCTCGACCCGGAGCGCCTCTTCTCCGACGTCGGCTATCTGATGGACATCGCGATCGGCGAGGAGGACGGCACGGGCAAGGGCCGCTGGCGGCTGCTCCTGCTGGAGGACTGCGACGAGCTGATCCGCGGCGAGGCCAAGCACACCGCGGGCCAGGCGCTCTCGCGGCTGCTCAACCTCACCGACGGCCTCCTCGGCCAGGGCCGCAACGTGCTCGTGGGCGTCACGACCAACGAGGACCTCGAGCGGCTCCACCCCGCCGTGGTCCGTCCCGGCCGCTGTCTCGCCCGGATCGAGGTCGGCGCGCTGACCCGCTCGGAGGCGGTGAGCTGGCTGGGCACGGAGGAGGGCGTCGGCCGCGACGGCGCGACCCTGGCCGAGCTGTACGCGCTGCGCCGGGGCACGACGCCGACGTCGGTGCCGGACCAGCGGGAGGGCGCGGACGCGGGGCTGTATCTGTAGCTGCCCGGCACCGCGTGCGGTGCTTTGATGGTCGTATGACCCTGTTCGTCGGCACGTCGGGGTGGCAGTACAAGGACTGGCGCGGCGTCCTGTACCCGGACGGGGTGCCGATGCGGCTGTGGCTGGAGGAGTACGCGGCACGGTTCGCCACGGTCGAGATCAACAACGCGTTCTACCGGCTGCCGTCGCGGGAGACCTTCGAGAGCTGGCGGGAGCGCACCCCGCCCGACTTCGTCGTCGCCCTCAAGGCGAGCCGCTATCTGACACACATCAAACGGCTGCGCGACCCGGCGGAGCCGGTCGACCGACTACTGGGCCACGCCGCCGGGCTCGGC
This portion of the Streptomyces mirabilis genome encodes:
- a CDS encoding GH39 family glycosyl hydrolase yields the protein MGRHGWNSGARRWRLTALLGVGVAALALVVTLLNTLPGGGASTAGTTRDGDKVHGTPVTPPETPQPEVGWGFTHTQYSADQGSDTATRRVEGLLQKQSLPQIQHIMGWGAGNPEPSKGRYDFSEMDRRVDFMRKSGGTPVVTLCCSPDWMKGGKAGADNTNWSQAALETAPDRAHYADFAALAATVAKRYPDVRHFIVWNEFKGFWNDGKARWDYEGYTELYNLVYKALKKVNKDIQVGGPYLVMDSVDPRQTENASTTLKGTWGAMDQRVLDAFDYWNKNKAGADFVVVDGSSYTKDDDLLPNEFAATDKFTAVSRWAREQTHGLPLWWAEYYVEPADGNDERTGWSEARRVAVQAAGLIAMARGGATSGFYWNPEKEKGTDCAGCLWTPTDRAGGGAALPMLDLVSRFSRAFAPGSTYATVSVAPDDVPNVRVLATDKAVLVVNTLNRSINAQVDGKRFDMVAYEVKWLTR
- a CDS encoding DUF5925 domain-containing protein — its product is MSANPHDALPIRLNVDDSDSPSDVVDALFLGRFATGEQPHSHAANIDRVRSGATLLPPGARVLRSARDDDRSATLAEGDGWTLLVSRWNRGADVTVTATSTELAAKILDQATDGAADEPEPQPENVTMGFWYVSPRRGPHRTTRQISAGTWEEVRSNYTGPVADAMDGLMKTTPEDIAGRLLLLHGPPGTGKTSALRTLARSWRDWCQVDCVLDPERLFSDVGYLMDIAIGEEDGTGKGRWRLLLLEDCDELIRGEAKHTAGQALSRLLNLTDGLLGQGRNVLVGVTTNEDLERLHPAVVRPGRCLARIEVGALTRSEAVSWLGTEEGVGRDGATLAELYALRRGTTPTSVPDQREGADAGLYL